The stretch of DNA acaagtcCGGAGACATTGATCTCGCCGCTATCGTCAACACCCATCACCACTGGGACCACTCGGGAGGCAACGAGGACTTCAAACAGAGCTTTTCCAAGCTACCCATCATCGCTGGAAAGGATTCTCCCGATGTGACAAAGACCCCCGCCCACGGAGAACAGCTGACTCTCGGCGACAACCTCAAGATCACTGCTCTTCATACTCCCTGCCACACCCAGGACTCCATCTGCTACTTTGTGGAGGACACCAAGACTGGCGAGCGAGCCGTCTTCACTGGCGACACGCTGTTCATTGCTGGCTGCGGTCGGTTCTTTGAGGGAACCCCCGAGGAGATGAATGTTGCTCTTAACGACATTCTGGCCAAGCTCCCCGACGATACCGTTGTCTACCCCGGCCATGAGTACACCAAGTCCAACGTCAAGTTTGTTAAGACGATTCTGCCCAACAACGAGGCCGTCAACAAGCTCGATCACTTTTGCCAGAACAACAAAATCACCACCGGCGTGTTCACCATTGGTGACGAGAAGAAACACAACCCCTTCATGATGGTCAATGACCCTGCTGTCGAGGAGGTTTGTGGATCCACTGATCCTGTCAAGGTCATGGAGGTGCTGAGAGAGCGAAAGAACAAGCTCTAGACAGCGAATGGATCATCAGCAACTAGCTGGTGCAACCGATACGATGAGAACGGAAAACAACATACTTGGTGCGCAACAAAGACCAACAAGTGAGCATCTTCGATTCTGAAAGTCCGATAAGACGAGGGTATATATTTAATTGTATTGATTAGTTTTGAGTATTGTGTGAGTAGTCATAACCAAGATCAAGTTACAGTAAATATACAATACATAGTCTTCTTgttactacttgtagcagatATATACAATTATATTCAATGATTATAGGTACAAAATATAAATAGGGGAATGTACAATGGTATGTGCTTGATGTCTCGTTAGAcaaattttttttggggtcCGGGTCAGTGGGAATAGTCACGCCGACGAGGGTTGCTTGCAGTCTGCCATATGCCTCTCTTACACCATTAGCAAAAAGAATGGAATGACCAAGGCGGCAGCGGCAGTGGGAAGAGTAGATCCAGCTCCATTGGCGGCGGTGGAcgaagcaggagcagggtTGTCGAGAACAGTATCGTTATCAATCTTGTCGTGCTTCAGAACAATCTGCCCAAGAACAGTCTTGTTGTCGTTAGACAGAAGGGAGTAATCTGTCACGTTCAAGGATCCCACAGCTTTACCAGAAGCGTCGGAAACCACCATAGTGTTAGGGTTGATGGCGTACATCAGGTTGTTGTTTGTATCAAGGATCACGTCCAGGTTATATACTCCTCCAATGGGTTTCTGGTCCGAGTCGACAAAGGACAGATTAGCAATAGGAGACAGGTCCAGATCAGACTTAATGGTCTTGGTTTCGTTTCCAACCCCGGTCTGTTTCAGGAAGTCGCCCCAAAGCTCTCCGTCGGCAACCACAGAGCTGTTGGAGTACTGGATGAAGGCCTCTCCATCGGGTCCAAAGTCAAACTTGCCCGTGTTCACGTTCAGAGTGTAGTTGAAGCTAATATGCGACAGGTTGAGTTGGATGGTGTAGTCGGTTTCGATCTGCAGGGTATCCATAGTGTTGTTTCGAATGTAAACCATTTcggctccatctccaaactGGGGATTACGAATGTAGAATCGAGTTCGAGGGGAGAGAAGGCCGCTCAGATCTCGCACAATTCCAGCCTGGGGGCCAATGGTAGCTGCGATATCCTTGtagtccttgttgaggtcGTCCCAGGTGAATCCGCTGGAGCCAGGGCCGACCTTGGGCTCCACAAACACGCCGCCAATGAACGACTGGTCCGGTGCATAGAACTGGCGGGTGGAgttgtccttggccagTCCTCGTCGGGTTCCGGTCACGTCGAAGAAGCCCGTGTCGTTGGCATGGCCCACAACTCGGCCCGAGTTGGTGATTTCGCCGGTCTTGTCGTCGTAAGAGCCCACAAAGTTGCCGGACTCGTCTCGGAAATGCGACAGCATCACCATTCCCGTGTCGTTGGCTCTAGTTCGCAGCTTGTCGAAGGGGTTCCACTGGCCCACGTACTGTCGGTCGTCCATCGACCACGTCTTGAAGTTGTACGTGTCGATGAGCAGAACCTGCCCGTCCTCAGTGGTGGCTGAGAAGGTCGCGGGGTCGACGATGGCCGCGTTCTGGAACGTGTTGTAGGCGAGCGCCACAGGCAGCAGAGAGAGCATG from Yarrowia lipolytica chromosome 1D, complete sequence encodes:
- a CDS encoding uncharacterized protein (Compare to YALI0D06974g, similar to Saccharomyces cerevisiae GLO2 (YDR272W) and GLO4 (YOR040W); ancestral locus Anc_5.637, similar to uniprot|Q05584 Saccharomyces cerevisiae YDR272w GLO2 glyoxalase II (hydroxyacylglutathione hydrolase)); protein product: MSLLRRQLSQLRPSVARRPRTTQSPRNPAQHPFSTSATATMKVRSLEMQPDETQNYCYVLTDDASKKSWVIDPAFPKWVLADVEKLNKSGDIDLAAIVNTHHHWDHSGGNEDFKQSFSKLPIIAGKDSPDVTKTPAHGEQLTLGDNLKITALHTPCHTQDSICYFVEDTKTGERAVFTGDTLFIAGCGRFFEGTPEEMNVALNDILAKLPDDTVVYPGHEYTKSNVKFVKTILPNNEAVNKLDHFCQNNKITTGVFTIGDEKKHNPFMMVNDPAVEEVCGSTDPVKVMEVLRERKNKL
- a CDS encoding uncharacterized protein (Compare to YALI0D06996g, no similarity) — translated: MLLLNMLSLLPVALAYNTFQNAAIVDPATFSATTEDGQVLLIDTYNFKTWSMDDRQYVGQWNPFDKLRTRANDTGMVMLSHFRDESGNFVGSYDDKTGEITNSGRVVGHANDTGFFDVTGTRRGLAKDNSTRQFYAPDQSFIGGVFVEPKVGPGSSGFTWDDLNKDYKDIAATIGPQAGIVRDLSGLLSPRTRFYIRNPQFGDGAEMVYIRNNTMDTLQIETDYTIQLNLSHISFNYTLNVNTGKFDFGPDGEAFIQYSNSSVVADGELWGDFLKQTGVGNETKTIKSDLDLSPIANLSFVDSDQKPIGGVYNLDVILDTNNNLMYAINPNTMVVSDASGKAVGSLNVTDYSLLSNDNKTVLGQIVLKHDKIDNDTVLDNPAPASSTAANGAGSTLPTAAAALVIPFFLLMV